A window of the Diospyros lotus cultivar Yz01 unplaced genomic scaffold, ASM1463336v1 superscaf1, whole genome shotgun sequence genome harbors these coding sequences:
- the LOC127793268 gene encoding endoplasmic reticulum oxidoreductin-1-like, which yields MANTVVDENRRRIPWVWHAGALIAIFLAVALAYRGASTIGVFDSRGDRCHCGSDTHMQNGIVEDCCCDYETVDHLNEEVLSILLQELVKTQFFRYFKVKLWCDCPFWPDDGMCRLRDCSVCECPENEFPEPFKRSFNHGLSSDDVACQEGKPEAVVDRTIDSKAFKGWIEVDNPWTHDDETDNAEMTYVNLQLNPERYTGYTGPSARKIWDAIYTENCPKYPSGEFCQEKNILYKLISGLHSSISIHIAADYLLDEAKNLWGQNLSLMYDRVLRYPDRVSNLYFTFLFVLRAVTKAADYLEKAEYDTGNPEEDLKAQSLMRQLLYHPKLQAACPIPFDEAKLWKGERGPELKQQIQRQFRNISVIMDCVGCEKCRLWGKLQVLGLGTALKILFSVNGQENLAQTLELQRNEVIALMNLLNRLSESVDFVQQKGPSARRIAKPLSRLWVNLLGQK from the exons ATGGCGAATACTGTGGTTGACGAGAATCGGCGACGGATCCCATGGGTTTGGCACGCTGGCGCTCTCATCGCCATCTTCTTGGCCGTCGCACTAGCTTATAGAGGTGCGTCGACGATTGGTGTCTTCGATTCAAGGGGCGACCGATGCCACTGTGGTTCG GATACACATATGCAAAATGGGATAGTGGAGGACTGTTGCTGTGATTACGAGACGGTAGACCATCTTAATGAGGAAGTCTTGAGCATCTTGCTCCAAGAGCTGGTTAAAACCCAATTTTTCCGGTATTTCAAG GTTAAGTTATGGTGTGACTGCCCTTTCTGGCCAGATGATGGTATGTGCCGTTTGCGGGATTGCAGTGTCTGTGAATGTCCAGAAAATGAGTTTCCGGAACCATTTAAAAGGTCCTTCAATCATGGCCTTTCATCAGATGATGTTGCTTGTCAAGAGGGAAAGCCAGAGGCTGTTGTTGACCGCACTATAGATTCCAAAGCTTTCAAAGGCTGGATAGAAGTAGACAATCCATGGACACATGATGATGAGACAGACAATG ctgAGATGACATACGTCAATCTTCAACTGAATCCAGAACGGTACACTGGCTATACTGGTCCCTCAGCTAGAAAAATATGGGATGCTATTTATACAGAGAACTGTCCCAAAT ATCCATCTGGAGAGTTCTgccaagagaaaaatatattgtaCAAATTGATATCAGGCCTTCACTCATCCATTTCCATTCATATTGCTGCTGATTATCTACTTGATGAAGCAAAAAACTTG TGGGGTCAAAATCTTTCATTGATGTATGATCGAGTCTTGAGATATCCAGATCGTGTCAGCAACTTGTACTTCACTTTTCTGTTTGTTCTGCGTGCTGTGACAAAA GCTGCAGATTACTTGGAGAAGGCAGAGTATGACACAGGTAACCCTGAGGAGGACCTCAAAGCACAGTCCTTGATGAGGCAGCTACTCTATCATCCCAAATTACAAGCAGCATGCCCAATCCCTTTTGATGAAGCCAAATTGTGGAAAGGCGAAAGGGGACCTGAACTGAAGCAACAAATACAAAGACAATTCAGAAACATTAG TGTAATAATGGACTGTGTGGGATGTGAGAAGTGTCGTCTTTGGGGAAAGCTTCAGGTTCTTGGGCTTGGTACTGCATTGAAAATCCTTTTCTCTGTCAATGGACAAGAGAATTTGGCTCAAACT TTAGAGTTGCAGCGCAACGAAGTGATTGCCCTGATGAACCTTCTAAACCGGCTTTCAGAATCAGTTGATTTTGTCCAACAGAAGGGGCCTTCGGCAAGAAGAATAGCAAAACCACTATCAAGGCTATGGGTGAATCTACTCGGACAGAAGTGA
- the LOC127793236 gene encoding mitochondrial intermembrane space import and assembly protein 40 homolog isoform X2, with protein MARVDNSSQSEPPSLESLIAEATTYGDSENESLDAKAQKALECPCIANLRNGSCGAQFSEAFLCFLKSTAEEKKCIKVNPDAFSEDVLDDEDEVKKEVEPTKEYKIIPPEWSVASRSPKQKL; from the exons ATGGCACGAGTTGACAATTCATCACAATCAGAACCACCCTCCTTGGAATCTTTAATTGCAg AAGCTACAACATACGGCGACAGTGAAAATGAG TCTCTTGATGCCAAAGCGCAAAAGGCACTAGAATGCCCTTGTATCGCTAACTTAAGGAATGGCTCATGTGGTGCCCAGTTCTCGGAGGCTTTCCTCTGCTTTCTGAAGAGCACCGCTGAAGAAAAG AAGTGCATCAAGGTAAATCCTGATGCATTTTCAGAGGACGTCTTAGATGATGAAGACGAAGTCAAGAAGGAAGTTGAGCCAACTAAAGAATACAAAATAATTCCTCCCGAATGGTCTGTGGCATCGCGAAGTCCGAAGCAGAAGCTATAG
- the LOC127793236 gene encoding mitochondrial intermembrane space import and assembly protein 40 homolog isoform X1 — translation MARVDNSSQSEPPSLESLIAEATTYGDSENESLDAKAQKALECPCIANLRNGSCGAQFSEAFLCFLKSTAEEKGSDCVNPFVALQKCIKVNPDAFSEDVLDDEDEVKKEVEPTKEYKIIPPEWSVASRSPKQKL, via the exons ATGGCACGAGTTGACAATTCATCACAATCAGAACCACCCTCCTTGGAATCTTTAATTGCAg AAGCTACAACATACGGCGACAGTGAAAATGAG TCTCTTGATGCCAAAGCGCAAAAGGCACTAGAATGCCCTTGTATCGCTAACTTAAGGAATGGCTCATGTGGTGCCCAGTTCTCGGAGGCTTTCCTCTGCTTTCTGAAGAGCACCGCTGAAGAAAAG GGCTCTGATTGTGTAAATCCTTTCGTGGCGTTGCAGAAGTGCATCAAGGTAAATCCTGATGCATTTTCAGAGGACGTCTTAGATGATGAAGACGAAGTCAAGAAGGAAGTTGAGCCAACTAAAGAATACAAAATAATTCCTCCCGAATGGTCTGTGGCATCGCGAAGTCCGAAGCAGAAGCTATAG
- the LOC127793233 gene encoding pentatricopeptide repeat-containing protein At1g11290, chloroplastic-like — protein sequence MLRPQWPTHLINPFPPKLKLFTASQSSLTRPPSSLSSLLALCKIPRHLQQIHARFILHGLHQNTALASKLIDAYSNLGHLGISKQVFYSISDPTTTLYSTFLGCLCKFGEHKQALSVYQEMALKSMYPDEVAYPLLLRSSSQLLDDETGKKIHGHALKLGFDLSETVRCAFDDGNDRQLFEKMTAKGSVYWSSLIFEACLDGDLEKSFHIFNRMRMERMELEPVTVINLLRATVDLGLLKVGRCIHSLIVVSSLCEDMAVSTALLTVYSKLRSVEDARLLFDRMPERDSVVWNLMISAYSRNGYPKDSLDLLMRMVRSGVRTDLFTAIPAISSVAELKSLEWGKQIHAHAIRNGSDYQVSVHNSLIDMYFACNGLEHAQKIFYSLTNKTLVSWSAMIKGYVKHEQFYNALSLFAEMKLAGFRIDNVTVINILPACVNIGALKQVKDLHGYSIKCALNSLLSVNTAFLVSYAKCGCIEMARKLFDETEVDSKDTITWNSMIGAYSKHGDWFNCLELYNQMKQSMIKPDHVTFLALLTVCVNLGFLEEGRQFFEEMKETYHCEPSQEHYACMVDLLGRAGHVNEASELINKMPFKPDARVWGPLLSACKMHSETRLAELAAEKLITMEPKNAGNYVLLSNIYAASGKWDEVAKMRIFLRDRGLKKIPGCSWLEINGQVHEFHVADRSHPKANYIYAILENLEFEIKEYEEKGSNYPSYKPICSWRYFQL from the coding sequence ATGCTTCGCCCTCAATGGCCAACGCATCTGATCAACCCCTTCCCTCCAAAACTCAAACTCTTCACCGCCTCTCAATCCTCCCTAACTCGGCCACCGAGCTCCCTCTCTTCCCTCTTAGCCCTCTGCAAAATCCCACGACATCTCCAGCAAATCCATGCCCGCTTCATCCTCCATGGCCTCCATCAAAACACAGCCCTCGCTTCCAAACTCATCGACGCCTATTCCAATCTTGGCCACCTCGGCATCTCTAAACAAGTTTTCTACTCTATTTCCGACCCAACCACAACCTTGTACAGCACATTTCTTGGGTGTCTTTGCAAGTTTGGAGAACATAAGCAGGCCCTTTCGGTTTACCAAGAAATGGCCTTGAAATCGATGTACCCAGATGAGGTTGCGTACCCTCTTCTGTTGAGGTCATCCTCTCAACTCTTAGATGATGAAACTGGAAAAAAGATTCACGGGCATGCGTTGAAGTTGGGTTTTGATTTATCCGAAACGGTGCGTTGTGCTTTTGATGATGGGAATGACCGACAGTTGTTCGAGAAAATGACTGCTAAAGGTTCAGTTTATTGGAGTTCACTGATTTTCGAGGCTTGTTTAGATGGCGATCTAGAGAAAAGTTTTCATATATTCAACAGAATGAGAATGGAGAGGATGGAACTGGAACCAGTTACTGTAATTAATTTGTTGAGGGCAACTGTTGATTTGGGCTTGTTGAAAGTAGGCAGATGCATTCACTCTTTGATAGTTGTGAGCAGTTTATGTGAAGATATGGCTGTGAGTACAGCATTGTTGACCGTGTATTCCAAATTGCGTAGTGTAGAAGATGCTAGGTTACTGTTTGATAGAATGCCTGAGAGAGACTCTGTTGTGTGGAACCTTATGATTTCTGCATATTCTCGCAACGGTTACCCCAAGGATTCATTGGACTTGTTAATGAGGATGGTCAGATCAGGGGTCAGAACTGATTTATTCACTGCAATTCCAGCTATTTCTTCTGTTGCAGAGTTGAAATCCCTTGAATGGGGGAAACAAATCCATGCTCATGCTATTAGAAATGGTTCAGATTATCAGGTATCCGtccataattctctaattgaCATGTATTTTGCCTGCAATGGCTTAGAACATGCACagaaaattttttattcattgaCAAACAAGACTTTGGTTTCATGGAGCGCAATGATCAAAGGATACGTAAAGCACGAACAATTTTATAATGCTTTGTCCTTGTTCGCAGAGATGAAATTGGCGGGGTTTAGAATTGATAATGTTACAGTTATCAATATATTGCCGGCTTGTGTGAATATTGGGGCACTCAAACAAGTGAAAGACCTTCATGGATACTCCATCAAATGTGCTTTAAACTCATTGCTGTCAGTAAATACAGCGTTTTTAGTCAGCTATGCCAAATGTGGATGCATAGAAATGGCAAGAAAACTTTTTGATGAAACAGAAGTTGATAGCAAAGATACAATCACATGGAACTCTATGATCGGTGCATATTCTAAGCATGGAGATTGGTTCAATTGCCTTGAGCTGTACAACCAAATGAAGCAGTCTATGATTAAGCCTGATCACGTCACCTTCCTAGCTTTATTGACAGTTTGTGTTAATTTGGGTTTTCTGGAAGAAGGGAGACAATTTTTCGAGGAGATGAAAGAAACCTATCACTGTGAACCTAGTCAAGAGCACTACGCATGTATGGTAGACCTTCTGGGGCGTGCTGGACATGTAAACGAAGCCTCAGAGCTTATCAACAAAATGCCATTCAAACCAGATGCCAGAGTCTGGGGGCCATTGCTGAGTGCTTGTAAAATGCACTCAGAGACCAGGCTTGCAGAACTGGCAGCCGAGAAGCTTATAACCATGGAACCGAAAAATGCAGGAAACTATGTTCTGCTTTCCAACATATATGCTGCATCAGGAAAGTGGGATGAAGTGGCTAAgatgagaatctttcttaggGATAGAGGTTTGAAGAAAATTCCTGGATGTAGCTGGCTAGAAATAAATGGGCAAGTTCATGAGTTTCATGTCGCTGATCGATCTCATCCAAAAGCCAATTATATATATGCGATCTTAGAAAATCTAGAGTTCGAAATTAAGGAATATGAAGAGAAGGGTTCAAATTATCCTTCATATAAGCCGATTTGTAGCTGGAGAtattttcaactttaa